The proteins below are encoded in one region of Dehalococcoidia bacterium:
- a CDS encoding TetR/AcrR family transcriptional regulator, with translation MPKMSAAHLEARTNEILDAAEKCFVRKGLHQTTMHDICAEARLSPGAVYRYFKSKDDLIDAVAQRRTLEEMGIVQEAKEETSQALEALAVVGERFWAQFLRPDFEHWARLDIEIWPESLRNKRQQERVREQRAAFRSALAEICRLAVEQGTLRPDVDPVAMANLLMALYRGLQLHKAIDPEGVDTEEVLRILIKQISQPDLLTNAVSGAGEDSGPEEQR, from the coding sequence ATGCCGAAGATGAGCGCTGCTCACCTTGAGGCCCGCACGAACGAAATATTGGATGCGGCGGAAAAGTGCTTCGTCAGGAAAGGACTCCACCAGACGACGATGCACGACATCTGTGCGGAAGCGAGGCTCAGCCCGGGCGCCGTCTATCGCTACTTCAAGAGCAAGGACGACCTCATCGACGCCGTGGCCCAGCGCAGGACCCTCGAGGAGATGGGGATCGTGCAGGAGGCGAAGGAGGAGACGTCGCAGGCGCTGGAGGCCTTGGCCGTCGTGGGCGAACGCTTCTGGGCGCAGTTTCTCCGGCCCGATTTCGAGCACTGGGCACGGCTCGACATCGAGATCTGGCCCGAAAGCCTGCGCAACAAGAGGCAGCAGGAGCGCGTCAGGGAACAGCGGGCGGCTTTCCGCTCTGCCCTCGCAGAGATCTGCCGTCTCGCCGTCGAACAGGGGACGCTGCGCCCCGACGTCGACCCCGTGGCGATGGCCAACCTGCTGATGGCGCTCTATCGAGGGCTTCAGCTTCACAAGGCGATCGACCCCGAAGGCGTCGACACCGAAGAGGTGCTCCGGATCCTTATCAAACAGATAAGCCAGCCGGACCTGCTGACGAATGCCGTTTCAGGAGCGGGCGAGGACAGCGGTCCGGAGGAACAGCGATAG
- a CDS encoding TIGR03960 family B12-binding radical SAM protein, with protein MDIDQALSKVARPARYAGGEWNCVVKDWDAVDIRFVLAYPDVYEIGMSNLGLAILYDVLNQRSDILAERVYAPWVDMEAELRSRGLPLFSLETRTPLREFDVIGFSLGYELTYSNLLNMLDLSGVPLLSAERDRSHPLIIAGGTGALNPEPLAEFIDAFVLGDGEEVVLEVADVVKGWKRDAAGRKELLRRLAAVPGVYLPAFYRVAYEKDGTVRQVEPIDESAPPKLHKRFVEPLPPPPVRPVVPFLQTVHDRAAVEIQRGCTQGCRFCQAGIVYRPRLERGVDEVVHTAEEIIASTGYNELSLLSLSTTDHSQIAPLIEGLRRALPERVALALPSIRCDSFSVRIAALAQSAGKRSITFAPEAGSQRLRDVINKPLTEDDILQAAEAAFAHGWTNVKLYFMVGLPTETLEDVEGIAGLAVKVQDTGRRHHGGRARVRVSTSNFIPKPHTPFQWAAQMGPDDLALRHDLLRRRLKGTGIALSWEEPAHSLLEAVLSRGDRRLGPVILRAWKAGARFDAWNEISDRRHWESAFAEAGLDPTFYAHRERDLHEVLPWSHIDTGVDEAFLRREWQKSQQGETTPDCHMVACNVCGLEKRGSHGCEERLEALREQRGAGASPARR; from the coding sequence ATGGATATAGACCAGGCCCTCAGCAAGGTTGCGCGGCCCGCGCGTTACGCAGGCGGCGAGTGGAACTGCGTCGTCAAGGACTGGGATGCGGTCGATATCCGATTCGTTCTCGCCTACCCGGACGTCTACGAGATCGGCATGTCGAATCTCGGCCTTGCCATCCTCTACGACGTGCTGAACCAGAGGTCCGACATTCTCGCTGAACGCGTCTACGCGCCCTGGGTCGACATGGAGGCGGAGCTGCGCAGCCGCGGTCTGCCGCTCTTCAGCCTGGAGACGCGGACGCCCCTGCGCGAGTTCGACGTCATCGGCTTCTCCCTGGGCTACGAGCTTACCTATTCCAACCTGCTGAACATGCTCGACCTTTCCGGCGTCCCTCTGCTCTCGGCGGAGAGAGACCGTAGTCATCCGCTCATCATCGCCGGCGGCACCGGCGCCCTCAACCCGGAACCGCTCGCCGAGTTCATCGACGCCTTCGTGCTCGGTGACGGCGAGGAGGTGGTGCTTGAGGTCGCGGACGTTGTGAAGGGCTGGAAGCGGGACGCCGCTGGCCGGAAGGAGTTGCTGAGGAGGCTTGCAGCCGTCCCCGGCGTCTACCTCCCCGCCTTCTACCGCGTCGCCTACGAGAAGGACGGCACGGTGCGGCAAGTAGAGCCCATCGACGAATCGGCGCCCCCGAAGCTCCACAAGCGCTTCGTGGAGCCTTTGCCGCCGCCGCCTGTGCGGCCGGTGGTGCCCTTTCTCCAGACAGTGCACGACAGAGCGGCCGTGGAGATACAGCGCGGGTGCACGCAGGGCTGCCGCTTCTGCCAGGCCGGCATCGTCTACCGGCCGCGGCTGGAGCGCGGGGTCGACGAGGTGGTGCATACAGCGGAGGAAATCATCGCCTCCACGGGCTACAACGAGCTCTCGCTCCTCTCCCTCAGCACCACCGATCACTCGCAGATCGCCCCGCTTATCGAGGGACTGCGGCGGGCGCTGCCGGAGCGGGTTGCGCTGGCGCTGCCCAGCATTCGCTGCGACAGCTTCTCCGTGAGAATCGCCGCCCTCGCCCAGAGCGCGGGCAAGCGCAGCATAACCTTCGCGCCGGAAGCGGGGAGCCAGCGCCTGCGCGACGTGATCAACAAGCCTCTCACCGAAGACGACATCCTCCAGGCTGCCGAGGCCGCCTTTGCGCACGGATGGACGAACGTGAAGCTGTACTTCATGGTGGGCCTGCCCACGGAGACGCTTGAGGACGTCGAGGGGATTGCCGGCCTGGCGGTGAAGGTGCAGGATACCGGGCGCCGACACCACGGGGGGAGGGCGCGGGTACGCGTTAGCACCTCTAACTTCATCCCCAAGCCGCACACACCGTTCCAGTGGGCCGCCCAGATGGGCCCGGATGACCTGGCCCTCCGCCACGATCTGCTCAGGCGTCGCCTCAAAGGCACCGGCATCGCGCTATCGTGGGAGGAGCCCGCGCACAGCCTGCTGGAAGCGGTCCTCTCGCGCGGCGACCGCCGTCTCGGCCCCGTAATCCTCCGCGCCTGGAAAGCGGGCGCCCGCTTCGATGCCTGGAACGAGATAAGCGACCGGCGGCATTGGGAATCGGCGTTTGCGGAAGCGGGGCTTGACCCTACGTTCTACGCCCATCGCGAGCGCGATCTCCATGAGGTGCTGCCGTGGTCGCACATCGACACCGGTGTGGACGAGGCGTTCCTGCGCCGGGAGTGGCAGAAGTCGCAGCAAGGCGAGACGACCCCCGATTGCCACATGGTCGCCTGCAACGTGTGCGGGCTGGAGAAGCGGGGGTCGCATGGCTGCGAAGAGCGGCTGGAGGCGCTGCGGGAGCAAAGGGGCGCCGGCGCATCGCCTGCCCGCCGGTAG